One Chryseobacterium wanjuense genomic region harbors:
- a CDS encoding AAA family ATPase codes for MIISYTKRSKTYQFCKPSADYKNVFTIIVGKNGSGKSRLLNDIISNFIPSHLAKKISTAKDGFLMRSSEPTKVLAVSTSPYDKFPLTRSLFGLKFPEGNYSYIGIREIRSSDFSLGFISKIIKELLHVRLSNPEQFHKIIDVLGYLGYNGELQVKFETVISSAQIRRFLESRKTEDDFRHIFFKNNTARINTGFFETGEKLDFVKLEYLQKIFMSYEFSKYMRSPTVTINADSIELQMDLEDLLFILEAGLLRLKDVYIRKIENNRIYPINEASSGEQCIFNTFIGIACKIADNSLIVIDEPEISLHPAWQERYITLLMDTFQHYKGCHFIIATHSPQLVSKLSNENCYVLKMDDGELMDGELIANNSADFQLANVFNTPGFKNEYLGRIAFSIISKVGKTNKFDSEDLENFTIIQSQIKNMQHNDPIRKLFDLIKDLKRNA; via the coding sequence AAAATGTTTTTACTATAATCGTGGGAAAGAATGGAAGCGGAAAAAGTCGCTTACTAAATGACATAATAAGCAATTTCATTCCCTCTCATCTTGCCAAAAAAATATCCACGGCAAAAGACGGTTTCTTAATGCGTTCATCTGAGCCAACTAAAGTTCTAGCTGTATCAACTAGCCCCTACGATAAATTTCCACTGACACGATCACTGTTCGGATTAAAATTTCCCGAAGGCAATTATTCTTACATCGGAATAAGAGAGATTCGTTCATCAGATTTTTCTTTAGGTTTTATTTCTAAAATTATTAAGGAACTTTTGCATGTAAGATTAAGTAATCCTGAGCAGTTTCATAAAATTATAGACGTATTAGGTTACTTAGGTTATAATGGGGAGCTACAAGTTAAATTTGAAACTGTTATATCATCTGCACAAATCCGGCGTTTTTTAGAAAGTCGTAAGACTGAAGATGACTTTAGACATATCTTTTTCAAAAATAATACAGCACGTATAAATACAGGTTTCTTTGAAACAGGTGAAAAACTTGACTTCGTAAAACTAGAATATTTACAGAAAATATTTATGAGTTACGAATTTTCCAAATATATGCGATCTCCAACAGTTACGATTAATGCTGATTCTATTGAATTACAAATGGATTTAGAGGACTTATTATTTATTCTTGAAGCCGGTCTACTGCGACTGAAAGATGTATATATAAGGAAAATTGAAAACAATAGAATTTATCCTATTAATGAAGCCAGTTCAGGAGAGCAATGTATATTCAATACTTTTATAGGGATTGCCTGCAAAATTGCTGACAATAGCTTAATTGTCATTGATGAACCTGAAATTTCTTTGCATCCCGCTTGGCAAGAACGATATATAACACTTCTAATGGATACTTTCCAACATTATAAAGGTTGTCATTTTATCATTGCGACGCACTCTCCACAATTGGTATCTAAATTATCCAATGAGAACTGTTATGTTTTGAAGATGGATGATGGTGAGTTGATGGATGGAGAGTTAATAGCAAACAATTCAGCAGATTTTCAGCTCGCAAATGTTTTTAATACCCCTGGCTTTAAAAACGAGTATTTAGGTAGGATAGCTTTTTCTATTATTTCTAAAGTGGGAAAAACTAATAAGTTTGACAGTGAAGATCTAGAGAATTTCACAATTATCCAATCTCAGATCAAGAATATGCAGCATAACGATCCCATCAGAAAATTATTTGATTTAATTAAAGACTTAAAAAGAAATGCCTGA